In Aliamphritea ceti, a single window of DNA contains:
- a CDS encoding GlxA family transcriptional regulator, with translation MSYSSQYVDKPLIKIGIINYPGAMLSAVQGLKEIFLLANRICDQNGFHREFEVILLTPADIANGCYEDHHLQVLIMTPCLEGKYHLEPDAHLNRWMQQHHAQGAVICSVCAGAFLLAASGILDGRPATTHWDLEDRFTADYPQVKLDINKILINDGDIITAGGLMAWMDLGLELVAQFTQPKIMRQLGKYLIIDTGAREQRYYQSFNPKLDHGDRLILKTQHHLQANFQQHISISELPDMVHLSERTFLRRFVKAAGLKPMQYLQRLRIQKACDLLEAGSDTIEAIADQVGYEDTSAFRKIFIKTTGLTPKEFRGRFS, from the coding sequence ATGTCATATTCTTCTCAGTATGTGGATAAACCGCTGATCAAAATCGGCATCATTAACTACCCCGGAGCCATGCTTTCTGCAGTTCAGGGATTAAAAGAGATATTCCTGCTAGCCAACCGAATTTGTGATCAGAATGGATTTCACAGAGAGTTTGAAGTGATCCTGCTAACGCCTGCGGATATTGCCAATGGCTGCTATGAAGACCACCATTTACAAGTGCTCATCATGACCCCCTGCCTGGAAGGTAAATATCATCTGGAACCAGACGCCCACCTCAACCGCTGGATGCAGCAACATCATGCTCAGGGCGCGGTAATATGTTCTGTATGCGCAGGGGCATTTCTGTTGGCTGCCAGCGGTATCCTCGATGGACGTCCGGCAACAACACACTGGGATTTGGAAGATCGCTTCACTGCAGATTACCCGCAGGTAAAACTGGATATTAATAAAATTCTGATTAATGACGGCGATATCATTACCGCCGGCGGCCTGATGGCCTGGATGGATTTAGGGCTGGAACTGGTGGCACAGTTCACCCAGCCAAAGATCATGCGCCAGTTGGGCAAGTATCTGATAATTGATACCGGTGCCCGGGAACAGCGCTATTATCAGAGCTTTAACCCTAAACTGGATCATGGTGACCGGCTGATTCTGAAAACCCAACACCATTTGCAGGCGAATTTTCAGCAGCACATCAGTATCAGTGAACTACCAGACATGGTGCACCTCAGTGAACGCACGTTTTTGCGCCGCTTCGTTAAAGCCGCCGGGCTAAAGCCAATGCAATACCTGCAGCGGCTCAGAATTCAGAAAGCCTGCGACTTACTGGAAGCCGGCTCAGATACGATAGAAGCAATCGCCGATCAGGTCGGCTACGAAGACACCAGCGCCTTCCGTAAGATCTTTATAAAAACCACAGGGTTAACACCAAAGGAATTCCGAGGTCGGTTTAGCTGA
- a CDS encoding cysteine hydrolase family protein: MAKTALLLIDFQNDYFQGGKWQLVGTEAAADQGARLLSAFREKSLPVVHVRHEFPTNEAPFFLPGSEGAQIHPSVAPLTGEPVVLKQQINSFRDTELKQLLDEQGIEHLIIVGAMSHMCIDAGARAAADFGYQVAVAHDACATLDLTFEDRTVPAADVHNAYMSALSFGYGRVASTDELLADL; encoded by the coding sequence ATGGCCAAAACAGCATTATTACTGATCGATTTTCAGAACGATTATTTTCAGGGCGGCAAATGGCAACTGGTTGGCACTGAAGCTGCTGCAGATCAGGGGGCTAGATTATTGTCAGCCTTCCGTGAAAAGTCTCTTCCGGTGGTGCATGTAAGACATGAGTTTCCAACCAATGAAGCACCGTTTTTTTTGCCGGGCTCTGAAGGCGCACAGATTCATCCGAGTGTTGCGCCCCTGACCGGTGAACCCGTCGTGCTGAAGCAGCAGATAAACAGCTTCCGCGATACTGAGCTAAAGCAGTTATTGGATGAGCAGGGTATTGAACATCTGATAATTGTCGGTGCGATGAGCCATATGTGCATTGATGCCGGTGCCCGTGCCGCTGCTGATTTTGGCTATCAGGTTGCGGTTGCACATGATGCCTGCGCTACGCTTGATCTGACTTTTGAAGATAGAACTGTTCCAGCGGCAGATGTACATAACGCTTATATGTCAGCCTTAAGTTTTGGTTATGGCCGTGTTGCCAGTACCGATGAATTACTTGCCGATCTGTAA
- a CDS encoding nuclear transport factor 2 family protein, translating to MKTNHVLLSAVQEASETWKNAFNSGNAAGCAAQYEANAVMHARPFGTFTGTEEIQGFWSKLIADGFSDVEYVEPKLEMVDETSMLLTSGWKMNNAHGVIHRELWVLQDDGTAKLREDDFEAQG from the coding sequence ATGAAAACGAATCACGTTTTGTTATCTGCCGTGCAGGAAGCCAGCGAAACCTGGAAAAATGCTTTCAACAGCGGTAATGCTGCAGGCTGTGCTGCGCAGTATGAAGCAAATGCAGTTATGCATGCCCGGCCATTCGGTACCTTCACGGGGACTGAAGAAATTCAGGGATTCTGGAGCAAGTTGATTGCTGATGGTTTCAGCGATGTGGAATACGTTGAGCCTAAGCTGGAAATGGTTGATGAAACCAGCATGCTGCTGACCTCTGGCTGGAAAATGAATAACGCTCATGGTGTTATCCACAGAGAGTTGTGGGTGTTGCAGGACGACGGCACTGCCAAACTCCGCGAAGATGATTTCGAAGCTCAGGGCTAA
- a CDS encoding YqiA/YcfP family alpha/beta fold hydrolase, which translates to MSKVIYLHGLGSSGQASTAVSLRKAGLNIVAPDYAPQQYQDSIRQLLQLISQQQPALLVGTSMGGYYALKLTELTGLPCLAINACYEPALSLSKYLQQPAEDYANGGLIYFTPPMLHAFTPLSPAVKPKGIIIGKRDESIPAEYQQAFCQQMGWNWQLKDWGHRVEDSQWLAEEIKRLL; encoded by the coding sequence ATGAGCAAAGTTATATACCTACACGGTCTTGGCTCCAGCGGCCAGGCCTCAACTGCCGTTTCCCTCAGGAAAGCAGGCCTGAATATTGTTGCGCCGGACTATGCGCCACAGCAGTATCAGGACAGCATCCGTCAGTTACTGCAACTGATCAGCCAGCAACAGCCAGCCTTACTGGTTGGCACATCTATGGGTGGGTATTACGCACTTAAACTGACTGAACTCACCGGCCTCCCCTGCCTGGCGATTAACGCCTGTTATGAACCGGCACTCAGCCTGAGCAAGTACCTGCAACAGCCGGCAGAAGATTACGCTAATGGCGGCTTAATCTACTTCACTCCTCCAATGCTGCACGCCTTTACACCGTTGAGTCCGGCGGTAAAACCAAAAGGGATTATTATCGGCAAACGAGATGAAAGCATTCCAGCGGAATATCAACAGGCATTTTGTCAGCAAATGGGCTGGAACTGGCAACTCAAAGACTGGGGACACCGGGTAGAAGACAGCCAGTGGCTGGCAGAAGAAATCAAACGGCTACTCTAA
- a CDS encoding EAL domain-containing protein — translation MSRSLYWKITSPVLLIALVGTLSVSLAAPYLLEWFVTQTAVDNAQQQAATFRNIRNYYSEQVVAKVTGSGGFNVMADHQLSAEGVPVPATFLIEMVDYDKPQELVMTDLISPYPFKNRIERKMDEYQKRAWKAVQANPDEFYVELLEQDGKMMVRAAQADRLNAPACVACHNNHPTSLKRDWKLGDVRGLLEVSTVVDGWLERGVWISRTLSGVTLLAFALVMLVNFRVARQVSEPLNRISGSLRSLSRGEDRGLSPEDYQYQEVESLADAFNGFSEKERERKQLAHKVEMLAYTDPLTQLANRTGFQQELDKRMSESAERQALVRIWLVDVDHFRDINDTLGYEVGDKVLGLLAEALQRTLPADTLLARLGEDEFGVLLDVAADTAEWSGLEYMAEQVQQAVSEHLQVAGRTLKLTASVGAACSSHDAENGQELILQANIALHQAKALGRNRAVIHSPELSAAVTQRVELVHDMHNGLELGEFVPFYQPQFDLQTGALIGAEALMRWQRKDGSLMPPGMFIPVAEQSSLIVPMGAQIMENACRDCQAWQAEGLEGIRVAVNVSSVQFADDDLVALTRAVLEKTGLQPALLELEVTESGLLAEVDEVIASLQKLHELGIELALDDFGTGYSSLSYLKTLPVDRLKIDREFVRDLLNSSDDQAILRMIVELGKQLNLKILAEGVEEAEQLALLKASGCQEVQGFYYAKPLPLNEFIEYAKNYSVAETTV, via the coding sequence ATGTCACGTTCGTTATATTGGAAGATTACATCGCCGGTGTTGTTGATAGCACTGGTAGGTACGTTGTCGGTTTCTCTGGCAGCACCGTATTTGCTGGAATGGTTTGTTACCCAAACAGCTGTTGATAATGCTCAGCAGCAGGCCGCTACGTTTCGGAATATCCGTAACTATTACTCTGAGCAGGTGGTTGCTAAAGTCACGGGATCTGGTGGCTTCAATGTAATGGCTGATCATCAGTTATCTGCCGAAGGTGTGCCGGTTCCGGCCACTTTTCTGATCGAAATGGTTGATTACGATAAACCGCAGGAACTGGTTATGACTGACCTGATCAGCCCATATCCGTTCAAAAACCGTATCGAACGCAAGATGGATGAATATCAGAAGCGCGCCTGGAAAGCCGTGCAGGCGAATCCTGATGAGTTTTATGTCGAGCTGCTGGAGCAAGACGGTAAAATGATGGTGCGAGCGGCTCAGGCTGACAGGTTAAATGCACCGGCTTGTGTGGCTTGCCATAACAATCATCCGACTTCTCTGAAGCGGGACTGGAAGCTGGGAGATGTACGCGGATTACTGGAAGTCAGCACGGTAGTGGATGGCTGGCTGGAACGGGGCGTCTGGATCAGCAGGACGTTATCCGGGGTGACTTTACTGGCGTTTGCGTTGGTGATGCTGGTGAACTTCCGGGTTGCGCGGCAAGTGTCAGAGCCTCTGAACCGGATCTCAGGCTCTTTACGTAGCCTTTCCCGGGGTGAAGATCGTGGTTTATCACCTGAAGATTATCAGTATCAGGAAGTTGAGTCGCTGGCGGATGCATTCAACGGCTTCAGTGAGAAGGAGCGAGAGCGAAAGCAGTTGGCCCACAAGGTTGAAATGCTTGCCTATACAGATCCTTTAACTCAGTTAGCCAACCGCACCGGTTTTCAGCAAGAGCTGGATAAGCGCATGAGTGAAAGTGCCGAACGGCAGGCTTTGGTGAGAATTTGGCTGGTGGATGTTGATCACTTTCGGGATATCAACGATACCCTGGGCTATGAGGTGGGCGATAAGGTTTTAGGATTGCTTGCTGAAGCGCTGCAAAGAACATTGCCGGCAGATACATTGCTGGCACGGCTGGGCGAAGATGAATTCGGTGTCTTACTGGATGTCGCGGCAGACACCGCCGAATGGTCTGGTCTGGAATATATGGCTGAGCAGGTACAGCAGGCTGTATCGGAACATCTGCAGGTTGCCGGACGGACGCTGAAGCTAACCGCCAGTGTTGGTGCCGCCTGTTCTTCCCATGATGCTGAGAACGGCCAGGAACTGATACTGCAGGCAAACATCGCTTTGCATCAGGCTAAAGCTTTGGGTCGTAATCGTGCGGTTATTCATTCACCGGAACTCAGTGCAGCGGTTACCCAGCGGGTAGAGTTAGTGCACGACATGCATAATGGTCTGGAGCTGGGTGAGTTTGTGCCTTTTTATCAGCCACAGTTTGATCTGCAAACCGGTGCCTTGATCGGTGCTGAAGCACTGATGCGCTGGCAGCGAAAAGACGGTTCTCTGATGCCGCCGGGTATGTTTATACCTGTTGCAGAACAGTCCAGTCTGATTGTGCCTATGGGCGCACAGATTATGGAAAATGCCTGTCGTGACTGTCAGGCGTGGCAAGCTGAAGGGTTGGAAGGTATTCGTGTCGCGGTCAACGTTTCCAGTGTGCAGTTTGCTGATGATGACTTAGTCGCACTGACCCGTGCAGTGTTGGAAAAAACCGGTTTGCAGCCGGCCTTACTGGAGCTGGAAGTAACGGAAAGTGGTTTGCTGGCCGAAGTGGATGAGGTAATTGCATCATTACAGAAGCTCCATGAACTGGGCATTGAACTGGCACTGGATGATTTTGGCACCGGCTATTCGTCACTGAGTTATTTAAAAACCCTGCCGGTAGACCGACTGAAGATCGACCGGGAGTTTGTCCGGGATTTACTTAACAGCTCTGACGATCAGGCTATTCTGCGAATGATTGTTGAATTGGGTAAACAGCTTAATCTGAAGATTCTTGCTGAAGGTGTTGAAGAAGCTGAGCAACTGGCATTGCTTAAAGCCAGCGGTTGTCAGGAAGTGCAGGGCTTCTATTACGCTAAACCATTGCCGCTGAATGAGTTTATTGAATATGCCAAAAACTATAGCGTTGCCGAGACAACTGTATAA
- a CDS encoding bestrophin family protein, with translation MIIRPQPKSWELLFIHKGSIIGNVIGKIIFFSGFAICLQLFHHFVQPLPDVSITAMGVFGIALSLFLGFRNNAAYDRWWEARKLWGQIIADSRAAGIEVNSYLQQNTARRSLLGYLQMFLYFHRQQLRSQTCTTPPEGWCSQEECERMTGAVNPAAAALQQAGEELNRLHASEMVDDFGRLTLSRRLTKFAYAQAGNERIASTPLPFVYSLLIRRTTYLYCLLLPFALTSEAGWFSPVIAAVVAYVFFGLQAVTNELEHPFADVKNALPLSAITRTAENAILEALAEPVKPAVDAKDFVLD, from the coding sequence ATGATTATTCGCCCGCAGCCTAAGTCCTGGGAACTGTTGTTTATTCATAAGGGATCCATCATTGGCAATGTAATCGGCAAAATTATTTTCTTCAGTGGTTTTGCGATTTGTCTTCAGTTATTCCATCATTTTGTTCAGCCCTTACCGGACGTGTCGATAACCGCGATGGGTGTGTTTGGTATCGCATTGTCTCTGTTTTTGGGTTTTCGTAATAACGCGGCATATGATCGCTGGTGGGAAGCCCGCAAGTTATGGGGGCAGATCATTGCTGATAGCCGGGCTGCCGGTATCGAAGTAAATAGCTATTTACAACAGAATACAGCGCGGCGCAGTTTGCTGGGCTATCTGCAAATGTTTCTCTATTTTCATCGTCAGCAGTTACGCAGCCAGACCTGTACGACACCTCCTGAAGGCTGGTGTAGTCAAGAAGAATGCGAACGCATGACCGGTGCGGTTAATCCTGCAGCTGCTGCTTTACAACAGGCAGGCGAAGAGCTGAATCGGCTGCATGCATCAGAAATGGTGGATGATTTTGGGCGACTGACATTATCTCGGCGCCTGACAAAATTTGCCTATGCTCAGGCCGGTAATGAGCGTATAGCCTCAACGCCTTTACCTTTTGTGTATTCATTACTGATTCGCCGTACTACCTATTTATATTGTTTGTTATTACCTTTTGCGCTGACCAGTGAAGCAGGCTGGTTTTCACCTGTGATAGCAGCGGTGGTCGCGTATGTGTTTTTTGGTTTGCAGGCGGTTACGAATGAGCTGGAGCACCCATTTGCGGATGTTAAAAATGCACTGCCGCTCAGTGCGATTACCCGAACGGCTGAAAATGCCATTTTAGAAGCACTGGCTGAGCCGGTTAAGCCGGCGGTTGATGCTAAGGATTTTGTATTGGATTAG
- a CDS encoding YdgA family protein, translating into MNKVLVAGLVVAVGAAGYAGGVAWTAGKVDEAFVAQMEQLSEAYAGQAEIGYKGTAGAFSSEYQVSVKILEMPEDLVADIGTSELLLDVNFKHGFLNSTSTSMLADTQLRTDLKEIQADANEEFLTSETRYSYDLSSQQVAVDGDFQLAALGYSEAGESFKLAASDGAFSLMGNDFDVSLNVGELKINTNDGNINLTGVTLAESGTLYAEDPVMTTAFDLLVAVDSFSFEDAERTMNITDFKVVADQKTEGDRTLIGVGYGAKEILMQGLELEEAVSFAPNMHFVLDVDFTAIYELTKQIADLQRQNPAQLEDPFVMMGMMGGLTGKGLGLEIDDLSIGLKGSKVSATADLDMQPFTMQEAMMQQQALLQKVDLDAQLVIPTELLDAIATLDPEFDPSVLDVAVMQGMLVQDDQGYRGELTVKDGQVVLNGVPLPL; encoded by the coding sequence ATGAACAAGGTACTTGTTGCAGGTTTAGTAGTTGCAGTTGGCGCTGCGGGTTATGCAGGTGGTGTGGCATGGACTGCCGGTAAAGTAGATGAAGCTTTTGTTGCGCAAATGGAGCAGCTTAGTGAAGCCTATGCCGGACAGGCGGAAATTGGTTACAAAGGTACCGCCGGTGCATTTTCTTCTGAATATCAGGTAAGTGTGAAAATTCTGGAAATGCCGGAAGATCTTGTCGCTGATATAGGTACTTCTGAGCTGTTGCTGGATGTGAATTTCAAGCACGGTTTCCTTAACAGTACCAGTACTTCTATGCTGGCTGATACACAGCTGCGTACTGATCTGAAAGAAATTCAGGCAGATGCTAATGAAGAGTTTTTAACCTCTGAAACCCGCTATAGCTATGACCTTAGCAGTCAGCAGGTTGCGGTAGATGGTGATTTTCAGCTGGCTGCGCTGGGTTACAGTGAAGCCGGTGAAAGCTTTAAACTGGCCGCATCTGATGGTGCCTTCAGCCTGATGGGCAACGACTTTGATGTCAGCCTGAATGTTGGTGAACTTAAGATAAATACCAACGACGGTAATATAAACCTAACAGGTGTGACACTGGCTGAATCTGGTACGTTGTATGCCGAAGATCCTGTCATGACTACTGCTTTTGATTTGCTGGTAGCTGTAGATAGCTTCAGCTTTGAAGATGCTGAGCGGACCATGAATATCACTGATTTCAAGGTTGTTGCTGATCAGAAAACTGAAGGTGACCGCACGCTGATTGGTGTGGGTTACGGTGCGAAAGAAATTCTGATGCAAGGGCTTGAACTTGAAGAAGCTGTTAGTTTTGCACCGAACATGCATTTTGTCCTTGATGTTGATTTTACAGCGATCTACGAACTGACTAAGCAGATTGCTGATCTGCAGCGGCAGAACCCTGCTCAGCTGGAAGATCCGTTTGTCATGATGGGCATGATGGGTGGACTGACAGGTAAAGGCCTGGGACTGGAAATTGATGACCTGTCTATCGGCCTTAAAGGCAGCAAAGTATCAGCAACAGCTGATCTGGATATGCAGCCGTTTACGATGCAGGAAGCAATGATGCAGCAGCAGGCGTTGTTACAGAAAGTTGATCTGGATGCGCAGCTGGTTATTCCTACCGAGTTGCTGGATGCCATTGCGACACTGGATCCTGAGTTTGATCCTTCTGTACTGGATGTGGCTGTTATGCAAGGCATGCTGGTTCAGGATGATCAGGGCTACCGTGGTGAACTGACGGTTAAAGATGGACAGGTTGTACTGAACGGCGTTCCACTTCCGTTATAA
- a CDS encoding anthranilate synthase component II, with translation MLLLIDNYDSFTHNVAQYFGELGADVQVHRNDEISIAEIEALQPEQLVISPGPCTPNEAGVSVAAMDYFAGKLPVFGICLGMQSMGQAFGGNVVRARQVMHGKVSKVYHNDCGVFEGLANPVRVTRYHSLVVEKDSLPDCLEMTAWTQLDDGSVDEVMGLRHRTLDIEGVQFHPESILTEQGHDLMANFLKRRGPSTAAAEQ, from the coding sequence ATGTTACTGCTGATCGACAACTACGATTCCTTTACGCATAACGTTGCACAGTATTTTGGTGAACTTGGGGCTGATGTCCAGGTACACCGGAATGACGAGATCAGCATTGCTGAAATTGAAGCCTTGCAGCCTGAGCAATTGGTTATCTCCCCTGGTCCCTGTACACCGAATGAAGCCGGTGTATCTGTTGCTGCGATGGACTATTTTGCAGGTAAGTTACCCGTCTTTGGTATTTGTCTGGGTATGCAAAGTATGGGGCAGGCATTTGGTGGTAACGTTGTGCGTGCCCGTCAGGTGATGCACGGTAAAGTGTCTAAGGTTTATCATAATGATTGCGGTGTTTTCGAAGGCCTGGCGAACCCTGTCAGAGTAACCCGTTATCATTCATTAGTAGTGGAAAAAGATTCACTGCCGGACTGTCTGGAAATGACCGCCTGGACGCAGCTGGATGACGGCAGCGTTGATGAAGTCATGGGGTTACGGCACCGTACTCTGGATATCGAAGGGGTGCAATTTCACCCTGAGTCTATTCTGACCGAGCAAGGTCATGATT